One stretch of Candidatus Eremiobacteraceae bacterium DNA includes these proteins:
- a CDS encoding flagellar hook-basal body complex protein FliE — translation MNVDIIDGVAQAGMPASASPRATSSFGDALASALGGAADALHGADVEAAVLAGGGGDVAGASIARAKADVALEVISVAASRVSSAVNSLLQTQV, via the coding sequence ATGAACGTCGATATCATCGACGGCGTCGCGCAGGCCGGCATGCCGGCCTCGGCCTCACCGAGAGCGACATCATCATTCGGAGACGCGTTGGCGAGTGCGCTCGGCGGCGCTGCCGATGCGCTGCACGGCGCAGACGTAGAGGCCGCCGTGCTCGCGGGTGGTGGGGGTGACGTCGCCGGTGCGTCGATCGCGCGAGCCAAGGCGGACGTCGCGCTCGAAGTCATCTCGGTCGCAGCGTCACGGGTGAGCAGCGCGGTCAACTCGCTCCTCCAGACGCAGGTGT
- a CDS encoding flagellar basal body protein, translating to MSASAFDIAASGMAAHRAEMDLIAENIANAGIPRDGSTFRPRAPVLEPAGEGSFASALDSALGSYPTGSLAFDDTYGVDDGDSAFGFALFGGGVPEPVRVASIVSKPAGGDDSIDQMVSLVAAGRAYDADVAALQAAKQMDVEAIDVDRA from the coding sequence ATGAGCGCGTCAGCCTTCGACATCGCGGCCAGCGGAATGGCGGCGCACCGCGCCGAGATGGATCTCATCGCTGAGAATATCGCCAACGCGGGGATCCCACGTGACGGCTCGACCTTCCGCCCCCGCGCGCCCGTTCTTGAGCCGGCCGGCGAAGGCTCGTTCGCGAGCGCGCTCGACTCGGCGCTAGGATCCTACCCGACCGGGAGTTTAGCGTTCGACGACACATATGGCGTCGACGATGGCGATTCGGCGTTCGGGTTTGCGCTATTCGGCGGCGGTGTGCCCGAGCCGGTTCGAGTCGCCTCGATCGTTTCGAAGCCGGCCGGGGGTGACGATTCCATCGATCAAATGGTATCGCTCGTCGCGGCCGGACGAGCGTACGACGCGGACGTGGCGGCGCTTCAGGCGGCCAAACAAATGGACGTCGAGGCGATCGACGTCGACCGCGCATGA